Below is a genomic region from Miscanthus floridulus cultivar M001 chromosome 1, ASM1932011v1, whole genome shotgun sequence.
GGCACCGGACTCCAGTTGCGCAGGTAAACCCTAACCCTCTTCTTCTATCTTGATCTATCTGGCTGTTTCTGATTCTGTCTGTTCCTCCTTTATCTCTTTGTGCAGGTCGGTAGTCGATGCTTCATCCTCTAGTTGTGACATAGAGCGAGCAAGGCGACCACtcgcaccgttgaggaacgggGCTGGAGAGGCCATGGCTGAAGACAATGGCGTCCTTCCGCCAGGCCTAGCCCCTGAGGGCGAGAACGACGACAATACCCGTGACGACACTGCCAAGTTGTTCGGTATCGATCTCAGAGACGGCTATGCTCCGATCGATCTAGacggcgactgtggtgaaggggCGACGGCGACTGGGACCACGGTCGGCTCCACCAGCTCTACTCCATCTGTTGTTGGTACTAGTACCTctgttggtaagcgtaaatctgctgtgtgggctgattttgataagatctatgagactgtgaatggAGTTAAGATTTGCACTAAAGCTACCTGTAAAATGTGTAAGAGtactttgtctgctagatctagTGCTGGCACTGGTCACTTGAAGAGACGCCAAAAATCTTGTAAGCAAAAAACTGATCAACGTtctagggttcagtctaggcttgcttACAATTCTGATGATTCTGTGCATAACTGGAACTATAAACCTGATGTTGCTAGATCTGAGTTGTGTCGCTTGATCTGCCATTAGGTATCGATGAGACAGAGGCCTAGGAGGAGTACATTGttcgtgctcataaccctaggtttgttaAGGTATCTAGACAGTCCACCACCAGAGATCTTAGTAAGCTGTTTACTGAACGtcgtaatatgcttaagaatCATGTATTGTCTGTTGTTTCCTCTGTTGCACTGActtcagacatttggtctggtaatacTAAGGAAGACTTCATTACTATTGTTGCTCATTTGTCATtgctgattgggagttacagaaaaaaGGTTATTGGTTTTAGGTTAATTGAGGTGAAACGTACTGGTGAAAATATTGCTTAAAGAATTGCTTGTGTGATTGAAGAGTATGGCCTGATTAATAAGGTTTTCTCTATAACTttagacaatgcttcttctaatgctaaggctatgagTACTTTGCCACCTCTCTTTGCTAGTTATTTGGGTGTTGATCCTTCACCTAAGCCTGTAGATCCTTCTAAGGATAAGTATAGTCTtgtgcatcaacgttgtgcttgtcatatcattaatttGATTGTAAAATCTAGTTTAAAGAGGTTCAAACCTTACTTAGAAGATTTTAGATCtgctattaacttcttaaattcctctaatcaaagaattgttaTGTTCAAGAACTACTGTATTGCTCAGGGTGTTAGACCTAAAAAGTTTGGcttagatatggatgttagatggaatgctacataccttatgcttaaacacttggttctATATAATGATGttttttctatgttcattaaTGCCAATTATGGGTCACAATTGTTGTCTGTAAGGCATTGGCATGTAGTTGAGAAGATATTAGAGTTCCTGGAAATATTTTATGATAGCACTATTGTtctttctggtgtttactatccaactGGTCCAGTTATTCTGCACCATCTTCTTGACATTGCTTCACATTTGCatgcaagtgaaaaagatcaaaatctaatgtctattgtatatcctatgaagcttaaattccttaaatactggtaggacatacctctgttatattaatttgcattcattcttgatcctagagctaagatgagaggtctATTTAATGTTCTATGAAAGCATCTAtgcccctagttgagttttggtgattaatgacaatacaagattactgtgactaacgtgtgttttgtagatgcaattaagttagatcatggtaatggcaattgattgggaaatcatggttgtcatgcccctacgatggaaattattttggttttcaaaggatggagacaaggttaaggatggactagttctaagtgtcgtttggcgctgaagagacacttagagtagtttagcactttgtttttcctttggccatactattaagggggtatggactagtagcttgacctaggtgagtctagtgggttaggtgtggtgcatacttgtcaaatctagcactaggtagctccaaattagcccttagatcaattggagaaaacttcattcacatatgatttcgagttggaagtgaatggagggtcaaatgttgatcgaacactggttccggtgtgaccggacgctggcgcagagtccggtcagttcatttgatcaaggtgaaatcatctggatGTGATCGGATGATGAGtgaaaggtgaccggacgctgggtgccagagtctggtcaactccaataaggttccagagagggagaatcctgatcggacatgtccggtcagtgctgaccggacgctagtcaggtttcgactactgaccggacgctgagtagcaaagtgaccggacgctgggtgccagagtccggtcaacatcagaaaggttccagagagaAGTTTTtgtgatcggacacgttcggtcagtgctgaccagacgcagatcagtgctgaccggacgcaggtcaaagtgcggtcacaacttaatggcttAGTGCCggggagaactgatcggagcatccggtcaccccacagaggcacataacggttcgttttgaatgaggggttataaatacttcctctattcactcaagggagtactcttgcccatttcaacccAAGTTTTTCGAACCGGACCGGAGATCGAACCGGCGAGGTCCTCAGTTCAATGGTTCATTGGTCCAACCGTTAAGAACCGATTGAACTACCGGTTCAATTTAATTGAACCGATTAATCGAACGGGCCACAAATACTTTGAAccggtgcatatatatatatatatataattatataattgaaagacagaacaatatAATTATATTGTACAACCATAAGGACAAGGTTCACACATCATGAAAATATAGGATGATAGATTGACATGGTCTTAAATTCAAAATACAAAGTGTGTGATAACATATATAGGTTCATCTTCACACACAAGAGTGACAACTGACAAGACACAACCATAAGGTTCATAGCAACATAGTCTCACAATCacaggttcataaattcaaatatcAAGTGCGTGATGATAAGATAGAAACACATGAAGCATGGTACTCAATAAAAACGTATTGGATCCCattcatcttgagcttgaggttctGCTCCTCCAACATCAACTGCAAATCCACCATAATCATATGCGTCTTCCTGCCTGAGGTTCTGGTACTCCTGGTCCTCTATAATCTCATCACTGTCATCCATGGCATTAGCCTCCACCATGTCCATGTTAAGCTCCAAATCTGAATTTTTTTACCAATTTAGATTTGATGGTATATAAGCAAAAAGTTGTATATATGTTAAACTGATTTCACAAGGGACATTACCATCACTGCTGCATTGTATATTCAGCTCAGACAGTTTAGTGCGAAACGCTTCTAGCTCTTCAGAGTTAAGGCAAGGTGGATTGTCTTCTAAAATCCAAGCTTCATTTCCATTTCCAATTTCGTCCAACATTATTGGGTCATAATTTCTAGTAGACAACTTGGACCTGATGTTTGAATTCACAGATACGTATTACTTATGCAAACAGCTAAAAAAGACaatgaatgcaaggaataagagaAGAGGTACCTTTGTCGCAGTCTCATATTACAATGCACATACACAATATCATTTAGCCTTTGATGCTCTAATCTATTTCTTTTTTTGGAGTGCACATGCTCAAAGTAGCTCCAGCTCCTCTCACATCCAGATGCACTACAAGTTTGGCTCAACACACGCAGAGCAAGCTTCTGTAAATTTGTTGCACTGTAGCCATAAGTTTGCCACCACTCATCTGTGTGAAAAATAGAATTTAGTGCTGCTGAAATGTGTGAAATGACAGAATTAAGTGTGCTGAAATGAACTACAACAGCTGACTTACCAGCAAGCATGACATGACGATCATTTTTAGCAGTTGGACGCCCAAAATCACCTTCTCCATTTCTGAACATTTTCATTTCTTTTGTCAAAGCACTTCTAAGGGCAACATCTTTGCCAGCATATTTCTCTATGACATCAAGAACTCCAGAAGTGGTGAAGTTGTACTTGTCTCTAAGTTCAACATTGTATTGGTTATTAGGATTAAACCAAAAGCCAGCAGCATGAAGATTCTTATCAAAATGCTTATCCCAACGTGCATCCATGTATTCTAAGAAAGGCTTTACTAAGTCTTTCTTTCTCTGAAATCTCTTCACAATTTCTTCTCTTGCAGCATGGAATGCTCCAAATAGGTAGCCCATTGCAGGTCGCTCATTGCTATCCACAATTCTCAGCACTCGAACAATTGGTTCTGATAACTGACAAACAGTAGCACAATCTTTCCAAAAATTTTGATCTAGCACAGCTTTAGTGAACTTTTTGGCTTGTGATTCCTTATAATATGCATAGTTTGTCCACTCATTGGAGACAACCATTGCTTGCAGTTCAGTCTTGTGCTTATATATGCTTTGCAATGCAATAAAATTAGTAGCAAAACGAGTTTGGGCTAGGCGAAGAATCTCATGACCTTTTGTGAACTTTCTCATTAGATATAATGGGaagcaatggttgtacacatattTTGTAATGATTGATGCATGAGCTACAGTATTCTTCACCAAATGCTCCTTACCAAAGTCTGACAATATCAAATTCACACAATGGGCAGCACAAGGGGACCAATAAATGGATGGGAACTCATCTTGTAACCTTCTACCAGCAGCGACCATGTTTGATGCATTATCAGTAACAAAATGAACCACATTTTCAGGCCCAACATGATTAACTACATCTTTGAACAATTTGAACAAAAAATCTGAAGTTTTGGAGCTATCAGTGGCATCAACTGACTTAAGAAAGACAGTACCTTTGGGACAGTAGACCAAGAAGTTAATGAGGGTCCTTCTCTTTCTATCAGTCCATCCATCAGCCATAATAGTGCAACCAGTTTCTCTCCAATGTGTGCGGAATCCATCAACAAACTTCCTAGTCTCTTCAACACATTTTGCAAGATATGGACCACGCATCTGATTACAAAGCGGCGCCTTGTATCCAGAACCAAATGCACACACAACATCAAACATCGGCTGATAAAAAACAGAATTGGTTGCATTAAATGGAATAGATGCATCGAGAAACCATCTTGTCACACACATATCTGTCTTCTCTTTGACCGCTTCTCCTTGAAGAACACTCTTAAGTGTTGGTTGATCCCCTGGTCCAGTTCTAGGCTTGAAGTACTTTCCAACACTAGGAGTAGTAATACCAGCCGGTCTTTTTTTCCCTTTGTTTGATGCAGCTACAACAGGATTGGTATTGGAGACTTCAACAACATCTTCCTCTCCAGGTTCTGGTCCATATGGGTGCCCTTCCACATATTCCTGTtgcatcttctttttcttctcattccAATCTTCAATATTTTTATACATTATATGCTCAACCTCAGGATCAACCTTCTTACATGCAGCTACAATACCAGGCCATTTGGCCAAATGTTCCTTGAAACGATGGATTCCTCCTCCTAAGAAAGTCGTGTCACATTACATGCATTTGATCTTCTTTCTCCCTCCTTCCATAATCTGTGTGCAATATCCCCATGCTGGATCagttttccttcttgtccttccttCTGTGGCAGCCTCTTGGGATGGGGTTGAATTCTGGTTAGAATTTTCAGTCCCAATTGGAGTAGGAGTGTTCGAAGAATCAACTGTGTGTGAAAACAAAAAAACAGTAAGAAAGTTATCAATTTTCACATGAATGAAAATGTTGAACTTAGTCAGTAACAAATTAACCAGATCTGGTATACTCTATTACTCTAGCACTAAACATACTAACAGAGGGCTTCACCAATGAactcactagatcaaatcaaataACAGCAggctaatatatatataacagcAGGCTAACATACTAACAGAGAGCTTCAGCATGCACAAATTAAGTTCTAGATCGAACCATCCAAGATTACTTCCATGTTCCATGTTCCATCATCGATGCTACTATATACGGCATCAAATTCAAACCTAAAATCTAAAACTTGAACTCACCAGTAGCCATGTTGGACTTGGAGGCGTGGAGCAGAGCAGAGACAAGAAGTACTGTCGTAGTCGTAGCAGGCAAGAAGCAGCTGCCCTGCCAGCCACAGCACGGCCGCCTGCTCGCCGGCTCGTGGCGACGCGGCCTCGCGCATGCCCGCACGGCGCCCGCTCACGCACGGCCGCGACGGCGCCCGCTCGCCCCGCACAGGCCCGTAGCTCGCTCGCGCACGCCCGGCTCGTGGCAACGCGGCCTCGCGCACGCCCGCACGGCAACCGCTCGCGCACGGCCGCGACGGCGCCCGCTCATCCACGGCCGCAACGGTGCCCGCTTGCCCCGTGCAGGCCCGCAGCTCGCTCGTGCATGGCCGCGACGATGCCCGCTCGCCCCGCGTAGGCCCGCGGCCGCGACGGCGTTCGCTCGCCCCGCGCAACGCCAGGCACCCCGGCCTCGCGCTCATGCACGCCCGGCCTCACGCTCGCCCGGACACCCGCTcgatgcgccgccgccgccgccagaagCTAGGTTTAGGTGACGAAAATGGCGGCCGGCTGGAATGAAAATGATGAATTTTTTCCTCCCTCACGCGCGCCCAGTAACCTAAAAGAAACAGTGACGCATTATTCCATTATTACCCCTAAACAGATAGCCTTCTCCTGAGCTACCAGAGggtatttttgactaaataaaaAACCACCCCAGTTCACACAGAACCGCCCGGTTCACCGGTTTGACAAAAAACCGGTCGGTTTAACCGGTTTTTAGCGGTTCAATTGCATGGACGATCTTTTAAGTGAACCAGACCGGTGTAGGCCCTGGTTTGGTCTTTTAGCGGTTCAACCGCCGGTCTGGTCTGATTTGAAAAACTTggatttcaacagctgagaaacacccttaagagtgccaaggagagcaagagcctagtgaggtgattgagatttgagaatccaagattaaggcctcattagcaaAAAGCGAGTAGCAAGTGtttatccacccttctcattaggcttgttgtggtcaagtgagagttcttgcttgttactcttggtgatcgccatcacctagatggcttggtggtgattggaagtttggtgatcatccggtggagcttgtggatgacccaactcaagttgtgagtggttatgggtgattcaccgcgacggagtgtcgaagaatcaacccgtagagagcacttgatccttgtgcagatcaagggggagctacacccttttgtgggtgctccaatgaggactagtggggagtgatgactctctgatacctcggcaaaacatcgccgtgttcctccttctctctttattttaagcatttactttgaacaattcaatttgtgtctttacattcatagaattaccatgctagggtaggattggaacttagggtgctaaacttttgtgcgatggaacattagaaacacattctaggcacaaggggtgaagtgggctaagtgtagggtttaattattgtaaagaattttagaattagcccaattcacccccctcttgggcatcttgatcctttcaattggtatcagagccttgtgctcacgtatttaggcttaaccgcctagagaaagatgtcttacagggatggacctcctcctatctttgaggaagatgattttccttattggaaaatctgcatagaggcgtatttagaaactctagatgttggaattcttagagccgcctctcaaggtttccTAAAATCTAGGGATCCCGCGCACCTTCAAAGCGATTTataagtgaactatgaaaaatagaatgcaaaggcagaaacaccatctttagaggcctttgcaaagatatgtttaactgggtgaggaaccacaaggacgcccatgcactatggtcagatatttgtgcgctccatgagggaactaagagtgagcgtgaggaacactatcatcttgtaatgaaaaagcttaattcttttgagatgcttcctaaagagagtgctaatgaaatgtactcacgcttgaatattcttgtagaggaagtcaatgggcttggacttacacaaatgtaaccatccaatgttgtaagaaagatcttgagtgtcctcctcattaacaaatatgggcacattgtgaccgtgcttcatcaaggtgatctttccaccgctaccccaactcaaatcttgggaaagatcagtgctcataagatgtacatgcacatcacaccacaagatggctcatcctctaccaagaagaaagataaagacaGAATTCAAGGCTAGCctagagaagggcaaagcaagaattgagtatgagagctcaagtgatgatgaagttaattatgcaagtcttgctctcatggtgagaagaaccgccaagatgctaaagaagctcaacaagaatggcgtcaagattgatggcaagaaaaagaagttcttcactagcactagaaggaagtcaatctccaagatggattgctataattatggagaacttggttatctagcacatcaatgcatcaagcccaagaaagacaagtacaagaagaagtacaagggcaagaaagatgactcaagtgatgaagatgaagatgagaagaagaaaaacaagccatacaagaaggatggcaagaaggacttctatcggcacaaaattttgtcccgtgccgaggacacatgagcaagccgaaagggtccgctcgatggagctggagatccacctagcttcagtgcaggggtcatcgatcctatgcactcctcctgagacgtgccagtcaatttgacactgcaattgataaggagagaaagtttatcagtaatttagggcggaacgtgccggtattgctagacagtcctgaatatgcggctctgagagccgatatgaaaggagatcgactaaatagtcaattccagcatattcataagaataaatcagttaaagcttgttgggttgtgtaagaagaatcagttatcattctagatgaatatcattatttagacaaatattggtcaatggcaaaagaatgtcaacaatgattaatttatgctaagccaatgactgcaagtaaccgaactcctttttataaaaaagaaacagctcatcaccattcaaccatttaataaagataaatctaatgaacatattagatctcatcaatagctatgactagtggggcataacgcagaatcatgtaggctgtagaaacaataatagactcgatgaacctaacttattactaatatcagtgggacatgaggcagaatcatgcaggtcgtaatacaataataagatcatgaggctaacacatctttcaacctatctctactttaatagtcttgtgatgtgaactattcgtgaaagcactcgatatcggctaaaacagttgattcaggcatagcgcacagttaaggtcatgccctcttaggaacagatctaccaaataacgatccccactccacgatgctaacagtggggtgtgaggcagaatcacataggtcatgataacgggccatggaacggttttcgctaggcAATAGATCCACTCGAGATcagacatgctttaaccgcacgctatgcacgatcaagattgatataaaacagtcaataaaacataactcatcatttaaagtgcagattagattagtttagattaacaaacgatgggttaaacaagatataaggctgatctagatcaatcccaattgatcgaagtgatattgttgtaattaaataaataatggaagcaataagtaatattgataacttaatgaatctatccaaaggaatgccacccttagatagagccgataacttgaccttaatctagtttgagcagtggaggtctacCTGATCGATGTacccttacttgaactagacaagaatcgataactaacttataccagagtcatagtggaggtcgaccggatcgatgcagtcgtatgaacagaagtataagccatgacggtacttacagacaagcagtggaggtcaatcggatcgatgcagttgtacttgctaaagaactcaccgagatctactctactcctactcctaaggggtggccggagtcgaaaaaagtaagtaacttgtattggattaaTTGTGtctttttttacaatagccagggtctgatatttatacccaaagcctacacatgaatcctactcgagcatgacttGTTACAATCATTGTCATagaataaaacattcctaatttaagataacttggaccctaatctttccctttttgtagagtccgatacgcaatttcctggtgccaaccgtagctcatcattgcTATCTGCTAACGTCATCCAAAGAGATACGATTCCAGAGTTgtatctgaatcagctaatatcgatcctcatgcaatcgattccttgatgggcaCAATTTGAAAGTCTTTGAATTCTcgcgttcttctttccaaattttggtgtaaacacatgcccccagtttttggataaaagtgattttattccaaaattcctattcacCCGTTTACCACGTCGTAACCGTTTTGCTCCGAGATATACACGCGAGTCCTAACTTTCTGGGTCGAGTCTTATATAAtgtcccaatagtatcttttctGACTCACTCGACCTGTTGGTTTTCCCCTTTTTCCTCGAGCAAATTTCAACAGCCGACGCCGCTATCGCTAAAGctttaaccctagcaaatcctttgCCCCATTAAGCTCTTATTCGAACGGTCTTTCTTAGATTCATATCTGTCTCAGCAGTAATGGCAACCAGTGACCACGTCCCTGAAGTATGCTTTCAAATTCCTATTCTCAAAAAGTCGGTCGCTACCCTATATTTCCTTTGTCTTCAAACTTATTTTAtccaatttctaggaaataaggaaTGAAATCTTAATCCCATCAGCTGTTATCCCCAATGCTTATTTTctcgggcctatgggtgatcctgatccatctgatttcatccatTAAGAAACTaatcaaatccccttcaaacagtctaTAGTGGAGTTCTtctcttggaataccaaaactcctttcagaaattggcccaaaatgcctaagggatggaaaATTTGGTTTCGTAGGGTGTCTGAGAAAAAAGATGGAGATTAGGAACTCTATGATTTGAAttaatgcttgacactctcgtcatccgggatggagaggaatgattcactcttgatttccgcatcttatttctggtccaatgcccttaatgcttttgtatttggtcatggcccaatgaccattactctagccgatgtttacatgttgaccgacCTCAGAGTTACTAGATCAATGaaaccttatgagtacttgagtgctggatccaagaaattagccaagataTCAGACTACATAGGGTGGACTAGTTACATTTTGAACCATATCGGAGATGAATCCAATGTTAGTGAAAGGGAGCATGTAGCCTTCCTGAACATGTGGCTTGAGAGATtcgtcttctgtgggtcatcttgcggcctaacttataatcataaactcatggtcGAGCACCTAGCAGTAGGCAAGGACATCGAAAAGTGTCTGTTAGGAgccgcttatcatctgatgtaccaggtatCTGTCTAGTTATTGAAGAATGAATTAGTGTATGCTATCAGTGGCCCCTAgtggttgatacaactgtggCTTAACCTGTACATGCACAAGATCGTAAGGCTTGATCTCAGAAACCTgagtttcccttcctccaactttgatgagggatatagaggcaaagaaggaagaacccatcaATGTACaagctatggtgaagctgcatcagccataacaatcgATATCGATATTAGCCACCTCTTCAAAAggttttacagagggtttgatgcaggcATCTTGACATGGCTACCATATAACGaggatgagaatgatgagctgatcttcccattcaaCTT
It encodes:
- the LOC136457515 gene encoding uncharacterized protein, which translates into the protein MFDVVCAFGSGYKAPLCNQMRGPYLAKCVEETRKFVDGFRTHWRETGCTIMADGWTDRKRRTLINFLVYCPKVLRIVDSNERPAMGYLFGAFHAAREEIVKRFQRKKDLVKPFLEYMDARWDKHFDKNLHAAGFWFNPNNQYNVELRDKYNFTTSGVLDVIEKYAGKDVALRSALTKEMKMFRNGEGDFGRPTAKNDRHVMLADEWWQTYGYSATNLQKLALRVLSQTCSASGCERSWSYFEHVHSKKRNRLEHQRLNDIVYVHCNMRLRQRSKLSTRNYDPIMLDEIGNGNEAWILEDNPPCLNSEELEAFRTKLSELNIQCSSDDLELNMDMVEANAMDDSDEIIEDQEYQNLRQEDAYDYGGFAVDVGGAEPQAQDEWDPIRFY